The following are from one region of the Fusarium keratoplasticum isolate Fu6.1 chromosome 4, whole genome shotgun sequence genome:
- a CDS encoding CN hydrolase domain-containing protein, which translates to MAPIYKIALIQFDPKPIVVDDNFAKAEGHLREAAAKGCDIAILPEFHLTSWAPEHAGFVSASKKSAGCLAKYQDLARELNINIVPGTICEVHLAENGKDEELRNMAYFLAAGTGDICGTYQKKNLWHPERPHLTSSAHTPHTAFDTPLKHADGRPVRAGMVICWDLAFPEAFRALVNDGADLIIIPSYWFLTDAGEEGQELNPDAERIFIESALTSRAFENTAAVAFCNAGGLSSVNMPILGTLGKIEIGEEKVEIVEVDLDILRIAEDNYKIRKDMKGEGWYYKYDMNKKV; encoded by the exons ATGGCTCCTATTTACAAGATCGCGCTGATTCAGTTTGACCCCAAG CCCATCGTTGTCGACGACAactttgccaaggctgaaggACACTTGCGCGAGGCAGCGGCTAAAGGATGTGATATCGCGATTCTTCCAGAGTTTCACCTCACATCATGGGCCCCTGAGCATGCCGGCTTTGTCTCGGCCAGCAAGAAGTCAGCAGGCTGCCTAGCCAAGTATCAGGATCTTGCGCGGGAGCTGAACATCAACATTGTCCCGGGTACTATTTGCGAGGTGCATCTCGCAGAAaatggcaaggatgaggagttgCGCAACATGGCCTACTTCCTGGCCGCCGGAACTGGAGACATCTGCGGCACTTATCAAAAGAAAAACCTGTGGCATCCTGAGCGACCTCACCTTACTTCTTCAGCTCACACACCTCACACGGCTTTCGATACACCTCTGAAGCATGCCGATGGTCGACCTGTGCGGGCTGGCATGGTCATCTGCTGGGACCTGGCCTTTCCGGAAGCTTTCCGGGCTTTGGTCAACGACGGCGCagacctcatcatcatcccgTCGTACTGGTTCCTGACGGACGCGGGAGAGGAAGGACAGGAACTAAACCCGGATGCAGAAAGGATCTTCATTGAGAGTGCCCTGACATCACGGGCTTTTGAGAACACTGCGGCGGTTGCCTTCTGCAACGCAGGTGGACTGAGCAGTGTGAACATGCCTATCTTGGGTACTCTGGGAAAGATTGAAATTGGCGAGGAAAAGGTTGAAATTGTGGAAGTCGATTTGGATATCTTGAGGATTGCCGAGGACAACTACAAGATCAGGAAGGATATGAAGGGCGAGGGGTGGTACTACAAGTACGACATGAACAAGAAAGTATAG
- a CDS encoding MFS domain-containing protein, with protein MTEGDTPTVRPTGIQSISLQEDNGIQSDEIDYPDGGLKAWMVVVGAWCAMVPPMGLLNTLAVLQAWISENELKGISESKSGWIFSCYAFFITACGAQVGPVFDAYDIKLLLLPGSIGVVASLIFMSLSTEFYHFLLSFGVLGGISSSLLFNPSLSAIGHWFCKRRAFATGLACSAGGIGGIIFSIIILYLTPRIGFPWAIRVVAFLSLGLLIVANIFLRKRIPHNKKAKAYIDFGLFRDVNFSVTVAAIFLVEFAVFIPYTYLCSYALSYGFSSREAYLLNVLLNAGAIPGRVLPGYIADRFGAFNTMIVTALSCGAFILGLWLIADGDHARVMAFSVLFGFWSGAAISLSPVCVSRVCRIENYGKSNGMAYFVASFGALVGIPIAGALLDGSEDGYRNLIIFAGGFYMVASIAFCIARGVAGGWKPALF; from the exons ATGACTGAAGGCGACACTCCAACTGTGCGTCCAACAGGGATCCAGTCAATTTCACTTCAAGAGG ATAATGGTATTCAGTCTGATGAGATCGATTACCCCGATGGCGGGCTCAAGGCCTGGATGGTCGTCGTCGGAGCTTGGTGCGCAATGGTCCCCCCCATGGGCCTGCTCAACACCTTGGCTGTCCTCCAGGCCTGGATCTCTGAGAATGAACTGAAGGGCATCTCTGAGAGTAAATCAGGATGGATATTTAGCTGCTACGCCTTCTTCATAACGGCTTGTGGCGCGCAAGTTG GCCCTGTCTTTGATGCTTACGATATCAAACTACTACTTCTCCCCGGGTCAATTGGGGTTGTTGCGTCCCTAATCTTCATGAGCCTATCCACCG AGTTCTACcacttcctcctctcctttgGCGTTCTTGGAGGTATATCTTCATCCTTACTATTCAACCCCAGCCTGTCAGCCATAGGGCATTGGTTTTGTAAGCGCCGCGCTTTCGCCACTGGCCTGGCTTGCAGCGCTGGCGGTATTGGAGGCATCATCTTCTCAATCATCATTCTATATCTAACGCCACGTATCGGCTTCCCTTGGGCCATCCGAGTAGTTGCCTTCTTGTCACTTGGCCTCCTCATTGTCGCCAACATATTCCTGAGAAAGCGTATACCTCACAACAAAAAGGCCAAAGCTTACATCGACTTTGGTCTTTTTAGAGACGTCAACTTTTCAGTCACGGTTGCAGCCATCTTCCTTGTTGAATTTGCCGTCTTTATCCCTTATACATATCTCTGCTCATATGCACTCTCATACGGATTTAGTTCACGCGAGGCATATCTTCTCAATGTCCTGTTAAACGCCGGTGCTATACCTGGGCGAGTTCTTCCCGGTTACATCGCCGATCGCTTCGGTGCTTTCAATACAATGATCGTCACAGCTCTGTCCTGTGGGGCTTTTATCTTGGGCCTATGGTTAATAGCAGACGGGGATCATGCTCGGGTCATGGCCTTCTCAGTActctttggcttctggtCAGGGGCAGCCATTAGCCTATCACCAGTTTGTGTTTCTCGGGTATGCAGGATCGAGAACTATGGAAAGTCAAACGGGATGGCATACTTTGTCGCAAGTTTCGGAGCCTTGGTGGGCATCCCCATTGCTGGCGCTCTGCTCGATGGCAGCGAAGATGGTTACCGAAACTTGATCATCTTTGCAGGCGGATTTTACATGGTCGCCAGCATTGCATTCTGTATCGCTCGAGGGGTAGCTGGAGGATGGAAACCGGCACTGTTTTAG
- a CDS encoding Zn(2)-C6 fungal-type domain-containing protein, with protein MASSSSHNPEEDEGLMPFSCYECRNRKLKCDRLSPRCTRCSRSEVRCQYPATRKRPVITATRPRVKELESRLVELENRLKATQEEGYQSFRPFDSPESDLIETGRFEQLPPQDVVEELTSTFFTIIQNESRFIHPSRYQASLYQPPHMQPPMCLQYMVLALAASVSPAHKQLAQPFYRRARYYYEADELKGEGEYFVTLAHAQTCLLMERFEVQNLWFSRSSMSTSKGVRLAQIMGLHQLDGEGGLSQTLPPPKDWCEQEERRRTLWAIFCGDRNTSSTTGWPSLMDVQRINTKLPASEEAFQLGVEESSTTLAEAINGDRSQCSYFACRVLATHLFHECLDHTYQDRPDENPADIQNSTFWKRHEDLNNGLATTFITLPDTLRTSTAYNRNSTMINLQLHTATICLHRTGVARAKKHNIPLEILFGTQVRLLPAADAIFGIVASLADVTGTFRNPMVAFAAYMAAYVFLEDYTSFQNHDSEMKMNALMDLMITIGQENPVTASVAIQMAHELRKTGIDPSAVNKVAGLMAKMDLKGPLMGKQDRAAGSVIFCPFEAPSGSGPRGVPSEFPRGNMGIM; from the exons atggcgtcgtcatcctcccaCAACCCCGAGGAAGACGAAGGCCTCATGCCCTTTTCTTGCTACGAATGCCGCAACCGCAAGCTAAAGTGCGACCGCCTAAGCCCGCGATGCACTCGGTGTTCTCGCTCGGAGGTCCGGTGTCAATATCCCGCTACAAGGAAGCGGCCGGTGATTAcggcgacaaggccgagagTCAAAGAGCTGGAGTCGCGATTAG TCGAGTTGGAGAATCGGCTCAAGGCTACACAGGAGGAAGGGTACCAGTCTTTCAGACCGTTTGACTCGCCTGAGAGTGACCTCATTGAGACTGGTCGCTTTGAACAGCTACCTCCTCAAGATGTCGTTGAAGAGCT AACGAGTACCTTCTTTACAATTATCCAAAATGAGTCTCgattcatccatccatcaagatACCAGGCTTCCCTCTATCAGCCTCCTCACATGCAGCCACCCATGTGTCTCCAATACATGGTCTTGGCCCTTGCTGCATCCGTGTCACCCGCTCATAAACAACTAGCCCAGCCCTTTTATCGAAGAGCCAGGTATTACTATGAGGCTGATGAACTCAAG GGCGAAGGAGAATACTTTGTCACTCTGGCTCATGCACAAACTTGTCTTCTCATGGAGCGCTTCGAAGTCCAAAACCTCTGGTTCTCCCGATCCTCAATGAGTACCTCAAAAGGTGTCCGTTTAGCTCAAATCATGGGCTTGCATCAGCTCGACGGCGAGGGTGGGTTAAGCCAGACcctaccaccaccaaaagACTGGTGCgagcaagaagagagaagacggACTTTGTGGGCTATCTTCTGCGGCGATAGGAACACGAGCAGCACCACGGGATGGCCCAGTTTAATGGATGTTCAGCGA atcaacaccaagcttcCTGCATCAGAAGAGGCGTTTCagctcggcgtcgaggaATCATCAACCActctcgccgaggccatAAATGGAGACAGGTCTCAATGCTCATACTTTGCATGCCGCGTTCTCGCCACACACCTTTTCCATGAATGTCTCGACCACACCTACCAAGACCGTCCTGATGAAAACCCAGCAGATATTCAAAACAGTACATTCTGGAAACGGCATGAAGATCTCAACAACGGCCTTGCGACAACTTTCATCACACTACCAGACACCCTGCGCACATCAACAGCCTATAACCGCAACTCTACAATGATAAACCTGCAGCTTCACACAGCAACAATCTGCCTCCACCGCACCGGTGTAGCGCGAGCAAAAAAGCACAACATCCCCCTTGAGATACTCTTTGGAACACAAGTCCGACTACTGCCAGCAGCCGACGCAATCTTTGGCATCGTGGCTTCTCTCGCAGACGTCACTGGCACGTTTCGGAACCCCATGGTGGCATTCGCGGCATACATGGCAGCCTACGTATTTCTGGAAGATTACACAAGCTTTCAGAATCACGATagcgagatgaagatgaatgCTTTGATGGATCTCATGATAACGATAGGACAAGAGAACCCCGTCACGGCGTCGGTTGCGATACAGATGGCGCACGAGTTGCGGAAAACAGGAATTGATCCTTCTGCAGTGAACAAG GTTGCGGGCCTCATGGCAAAGATGGATCTCAAAGGACCGTTGATGGGCAAGCAGGACAGGGCAGCGGGAAGCGTGATATTCTGCCCATTTGAAGCGCCGAGTGGATCAGGGCCACGGGGTGTACCAAGCGAGTTTCCAAGGGGAAATATGGGTATCATGTGA
- a CDS encoding BZIP domain-containing protein, producing METYPTYAATHGPSAPDHLAGEMAMGANTNPHLSWERWWPADALALPVSFEGFDAMQSYCPQDDVQSSDFSPNQSIGFSPDWPSFSNTQDYPLPPSISASPCPEQSSTTSESRRGSVSTQSEKRKRKRSTKERVTAKSTGHGSGRKTKPQPTDQERPQESQSRKVQLTETEYGPCPQQATDGYSKRVQERNRVASNKFRVKKREDARRLKADEKDMERINRDLSSCVANLTFEVYQLKIRLLQHTDCDCSLIQTYIANEANRYIKDLDDENHPSHE from the exons ATGG AGACCTACCCTACCTATGCCGCTACCCACGGCCCTTCTGCCCCTGATCACTTGGCAGGTGAGATGGCCATGGGTGCCAACACGAACCCACATCTTTCTTGGGAGCGGTGGTGGCCGGCAGATGCGTTAGCGTTGCCCGTCTCGTTTGAGGGGTTCGATGCTATGCAGAGCTACTGTCCTCAAGACGACGTCCAATCCAGCGACTTCAGTCCCAACCAGTCCATCGGTTTCTCGCCCGACTGGCCCAGCTTCTCGAATACACAAGACTACCCCCTTCCACCGTCAATATCCGCGTCACCATGCCCCGAGCAGTCATCCACCACATCCGAGAGCCGTCGCGGATCAGTCTCGACTCAATCTGAAAAGAGGAAGCGAAAACGAAGCACGAAGGAGCGCGTGACTGCCAAGTCCACCGGTCACGGCTCCGGTCGAAAGACAAAGCCACAACCCACGGATCAAGAACGACCACAAGAATCACAGAGCCGCAAGGTCCAGCTCACTGAGACCGAGTACGGCCCGTGTCCCCAACAAGCGACCGACGGATACAGCAAACGCGTCCAGGAGAGGAACCGGGTGGCATCCAATAAGTTCCGCgtcaagaagagagaggacgCGAGGAGGCTCAAAGCCGACGAGAAAGACATGGAGCGCATCAACCGTGACCTCTCGAGCTGCGTCGCCAACCTGACGTTCGAGGTGTACCAGCTCAAGATACGACTCCTGCAGCACACCGACTGTGACTGCTCCCTCATCCAGACCTACATCGCCAACGAGGCAAATCGCTACATCAAAGATCTAGACGACGAGAATCATCCTAGCCATGAGTGA
- a CDS encoding Plastocyanin-like domain-containing protein, whose protein sequence is MFSLKTFSAALLLAATVSAAPAPSKTTRDHPDKVVTLTGVTHSVNAGLGGLRFDPDNVVAEIGDIVEWHFLPKNHSVAQSSFGEPCQPLAEGDGFFAGFNFPTQEGQAPDVFQIVVEDKTPIWYYCPQQNGNHCQNGMVGVINQNFDNQDFSLRRHKELAAQTEISVIPPVQQGGAVIPNPNPNGGF, encoded by the coding sequence ATGTTCTCTCTCAAGACCTTCTCCGccgctctcctcctcgccgccacTGTCTCTGCGGCTCCCGCCCCTAGCAAGACCACCCGCGACCATCCCGACAAGGTCGTCACTCTCACCGGTGTCACCCACTCCGTCAACGCCGGCCTTGGCGGTCTCCGCTTCGACCCCGACAACGTCGTCGCCGAGATCGGTGACATTGTCGAGTGGCACTTCCTCCCCAAGAACCACTCGGTCGCTCAGTCCAGCTTCGGCGAGCCCTGCCAGCCCCTCGCTGAGGGCGACGGTTTCTTCGCCGGCTTCAACTTCCCCACTCAAGAGGGCCAGGCTCCCGATGTCTTCCAGATCGTGgtcgaggacaagactcCCATCTGGTACTACTGCCCTCAGCAGAACGGCAACCACTGCCAGAACGGCATGGTTGGTGTCATCAACCAGAACTTTGACAACCAAGACTTCAGCCTGCGCCGCCACAAGGAGCTTGCTGCCCAGACTGAGATCTCTGTCATCCCTCCTGTCCAGCAGGGCGGTGCTGTGAtccccaaccccaaccccaacGGCGGCTTCTAA